A window of Rhipicephalus microplus isolate Deutch F79 chromosome 8, USDA_Rmic, whole genome shotgun sequence genomic DNA:
ttactggaggtatgtgcagggaacattgTTTTAGGCAACGCTCCTACTTGCGACCATGTTacccagtggcgcaattgcttAGCGCGCGGTACTTATACGATATTTCTCGTGAGCTATGGCGTgcttgtgagttcgagcctccctGGGGAATAAAGTTTTTACTAGTTTTCATATTTTGTCATGAGGTAAGTGTATACTCAATGCTCGCggctgcctggctcgaaaacacttgtttactggagttgtgtgtagactaCACAACTAAAGGAAACCTTCCTACGTGCAACTgtattccccagtggcgcaattggttagcgcactgtacttatacgacagttatcgtgaACTATCAcagggttgtgagttcgagcctcacctggggaatgaaacttttattagttttcatatttacaCATGAGGTTGTGTACTCATACTGGCGAATTcttggctcgaaaacatttgtttagtGGAGATGTGTGCAGGGAActtctttaaggcaccgctcctacgagtgactgtgttccccagtggcgcaattggttagcgcacggtacttatacgagagttttcgtgagctatgccggggttgtgagttcgagcctcacctggggaatgaaaactttattagttttcataattataCTTGgggttgtatactcaatgctggcgacttctTGTCTTGAAAACTATTGTTTTCTGGAGGTATGTGCAGAAAACACTTTATAAGGCACCGCTCCTAAGTGCGACCGTGTACCCCGGTGGCGCAATGGGTCAGCGTAcgatacttatacgacagttctcgtgagctgtGCCAGGGTTGTgtgttcgagcctcacctggggaatgaaatttttattagtattcatttttagtcatgaggttaattttatagttaatgctggcgactgcctagctcgataACATTTGTTTGCttgagttgtgtgtagacaacagtactaaaggaaacactcttacgtgcaaaaCTATTCccatgtggcgcaattggttagcgcaccgtATTTTATCGACAgttatcgtgagctatgccggggttgtgagttcaagcctcacctggggaatgaaatttttattagttttcataagtagtcatgaggttaattgtaaaCTCAAAGCTGACGACTTCCTGGTTCGAAatcatttgtttactggaggtgtgtgcagGAAACATTCTAtaaggcaccgctcctacgtgcgaccgtgttccccattggcgcaattggttagcgcacggcacttatacgacagttctcgagagctatgctggggttgtgagttCCAGCCCCAACTGGGAATGAATTTTTTTAAGTTTTCATCATTAGTCATCACGTTAATTGCATACTCAAAGCTGGCGACTTCCtggttcgaaaacatttgtttactggaggtatgtgcagaAAACATTCTTTAACGCCCTGCTCCTTTGTGCAACCgtattccccagtggcgcaattggttagcgcatgggattatacgacagttatcgtgagctatgccggggttgtgagttcgagcctaacctggggaatgaaatttgtattagttttcatatttagtcatgaggttaattttaaagtcaatgctggcgactgcctagctcgataACATTTGTTTGCttgagttgtgtgtagacaacagtactaaaggaaacactcctaTGTGCAAAACTATTCCCAAGTggtgcaattggttagcgcaccgtATTTTATCGACATTTATCGTGAGCTATGcctgggttgtgagttcgagcctcacctgggattgaaattttttttagtttttatatttagtcatgaggttgtgtactcatactggggacttcctggctcgaaagcatttgtttactggaggtatgtgcagggaacaGCCATTCGTGCACCGCTCCTACGTGCAACCATATTCCCCAATGAtgtaattggttagcgcacgtGACTTATACTACAGTTCTCGAgagctatgctggggttgtgagttcgagccccaactgggaatgaaattttttttagttttcatcaTTAGTCATCACGTTAATTGCATACTCAAAGCTGGCGACTTGCTgattcgaaaacatttgtttactggaggtatgtgcagaAAACATTCTTTAACGCCCTGCTCCTTTGTGCAACCGTattctccagtggcgcaattggttagcgcatggGATTATACGACGGTTATGATGAGCTATACCAGGGTTCTCAgatcgagcctcacctggggaatgaaatttttattagttttcataagtagtcatgaggttaattgtaaaCTCAAAGCTGACGACTTCCTGGTTCGAAATCATTTGTTTACTGTAGGTGTGTGCAGGAAACATTCTAtaaggcaccgctcctacgtgcgaccgtgtttcCCAGTGGCGCAATAGGCAATATGCGaaattaacagcgccatctagCGAACGCAGCAGGTACCCTATCCGCCATTTTGATGCTGGCGAGGCTCGACCACTACGCACGGGCGACCCGCATGCGAGCGTACCACGGAACGTACGCGCTTCGACGCTTCGACTGTCGCAGTCAGATTCTTTTTGCTGGCGATATGCCAGTACACTGCTGTGTACCGCTGTGCAAGCAGCGCCGAGTCACAGACAGTGATGGGAGCAAGGTATGTGGCATGAATTACGTTTTTGCAACGATCATTTAAAcgcaaaacagggtatggcgtacAGAAGCTTTATGGGCACATTCTAGGTTGCATGAATCTCCGCGGTGCACGGGCTGCACGAGAGCAATGCAGGACTAACCATTTTTCTGTGTTACTCAGACAGGCCGTGTTTTTATAGGTTTGTCAGCTTTGCGGCTAGGTGTTTTCACTACGTCGGCCCTCTCCACGACAGTGGTGCTCTTCGATTTACCGTCTCGGACTCGCCGAGAAGCTGTCCGGCATTCGAATTTCCCTATGGCTTCGGGGAATCCTTGGACTACCCGCGGCGAGTACGAGAtggtaaatcgaagagccccgGTGATTCTCTGCAGTCGAGTGGAGAGTGCGCCGCTGCTGTTGGGGTAACTAGTGTGATAGAACCGAATTGTTAGGACGGGCTGTTTTGTGATGAGATTACACCGTGTAGGTAGACGACGTATaaatgttatttttgaaggtgATTGCGCACAGAGACGTGTAGAGCTTCCGCTACTCCGAGTAACATGCCGTACACGCATCCTAGAAAGGCAACTCGGTTGCTTGTCCGCATTCAGGCTCCGTTGTGTCCCCAAGTACGGTCACCGCGCAGCAATAAAACTGTCATTCGGAAGATGAGGGCTATGCCCACTTTCGAACAGAAAAGTATCTGCTCAGGCGCTTAACTTCAGTTCCCCCAACGTGCGCGGACGCAACTTTTCCATTCGGTCCTCTCTCACCGATATTCTTTTACCAACGAAATAAAATCGAAAAGATAGCGGGGCGCGCTGCCGTAGGTTTGGAAAACTGGCACCATGAGTATCGCCAGGGCTTGACTGAATgacgttctgcatgagttcagagcGCGGCAGTTCCATTTATTCGTGAGAGGGGATTCATTCTCTGCATTTTAGTCTCTTCGGCTCAGTTGTGTTGCAGCTGTTTGGTTGTGTTGCAACTCACCTCAcctgaaaaatgtttcatgttgcattatCAAACATGCAGCTGTGGAGGCAGCCATAACTTAGTTGTACGGGATTCTGCCTTTTGGCTGCCTTAGACTCGAAGATCATAGAAACCTTTGAAGCTACCTGGAGATAAAAAATAACTGATTTAAATTCCCCCCCGTGTCCACAAGTGACTAATGCCTCTTAAGGCTTGCTGTGAAGGGCCATATCTAGGAAAGGCTGCTAGAAAAGGGGAGTGTGCGCAGAAAAAACTGAGGGGGGTGGGTCACATTACAAGTGCATCATTAGTCCTGCAATGCACGTATTAGTGTGACCTCTATTCTTTGTGAGATGAATTTGTGAtagtgcctgtgtttgtaaacaacaatCAAACAGCTAAGAGAAAGCTAGCTCATGACGTCGAACTGAATGTTTTTTTGCTTATATCTTGTAGGTATCCTTCCACCGCTTTCCGAAAGATGCAATGATATACAAGAAGTGGATTGTTGCGATCAACAGGGATGAAGGCCCGGAATTTCAAGTCGGCAAGTCAACGAAGGTCTGCTCGAAGCATTTTAGGTCATCGGACTTTATACCTAGCGTTGCGAGTGGCCGCAGCCTCCTTCGGGACTCGGCAGTTCCGTCAGTTTTTGCTTTTtccaaggaaaagaaagaacGGAAGCCCCCAAAGCCACGTGCTTCACCACAAGTAAGAAGCCGAAACCCGGTTCTAGGCCCAGGAGTGCTAGGCGATGAGCTTATGCATAGCCCAGATGAAGTGAAGGCAGCACCGGTACGTCTAGAGGAACCCACTAGGCTCAACAGCTCACTTGAAGATGGAAATGCACGTTTGGCCGAAAcgataaaacagaaaaacaacgaaatcgcgcGGCTCCGAGACGAGCTTTGCCAAATAAAGGAGCAGCTTGTTGCTGCAAAAGGAATCATCGGGCAACTGGGCTTTGAAAAGGCGTCCTTGAGTTgccaacttgctgctgaaagagaACGAACGGCTCCCTTCACAGTGGAACGGTTCAAGGACTGCGATAAAGACATGCTATTTTACACTGGGCTGCCAAGCTACAACCATTTCAAGAAACTTCTGGTCTACTTGAACCCCGGTGATGATGGGTGCAACGTTCTATGTTCAGAACGTACAGAAAGCAGTGAACCCAGATCATTGCAAGGGCGGAAGAGAAAACTAAGCACGGAAAATGAGCTGTTTTTGGTGCTAGTCCGACTGCGCCTCGGCCTGTTTGAAGATGATTTGGCTCACAGGTTCTGCATTGCCCAGTCAACTGTGTCCCGAATATGCACATCGTGGATTAACTTCCTGTATGCCAAACTAGGCCTGTTACCTCTGTGGGCTCCTAGAAGAATTGTAGATGCTACAATGCCACCCGAGTTTAAGGAAAAGTATTCATCGACTCGAGTAATCCTGGACGCCACGGAAATACAGTGCGAGGTGCCATCATCCTTGTCCCTACAGTCTACAACGTACTCCCCATACAAGTCGAGCAACACATTCAAGGGACTCATCGGCGTCCTGCCTGATGGCCTTGTCGCCTTTGTGTCCGAGCTTTTCACAGGATCCAGCTCAGACAGAGAGTGTGTGATTAGGAGTGGTTTTTTAGACTTGAAGTTTGACGACGAAGATGCTGTTATGGCAGATAAGGGCTTTCGCATCGAAGATCTCTTGGCAAAGAATGGAGTGAAATTGAACCTGCTGCCGTTCCTGAAGGGTGGCACATTCTCACCTAAGGAAGTGAAATCTACAAAGGAGATTGCTGCTTTGCGGATACACGTGGAGCGGCGGATACAGCGGATAAAGGCATTCCACATTTTTGATAGACCCATACCGTTAACCTTGGCTCCACTGATTAACCAAATTTGGACTGTGACGGCAATCCTGAGCAACTTCCAGTCTTCTCTCATGCAACAGTCAAGTGGCAAACCGCAACAAGAGCCTTAGATGTGGCAAGCTAAAAAATTACGCCCTTTCCCACGAGGGGATTCCTGCGAAGGATGGGGAGCGTAACGGCGCTCCATCTaaacagcactttgcgacttATCACAAAGtatatatttttgcaatgcacCAATGAagtgcaagagtttttttttcagcgcatgCATTTGCTTTCACGAGACGAGCCCGCTTCCACTTTAAAAGCTCTGAAGCGACAGTGTTGCTGGTGTCCTCCTGGGCCGGCACGAGCCCCGACCATGAGATGGCTCCTGGAGCGACAGTGTTGCCGGCGTCTTCCTGGGCGCATGCGCAGGTGGCGTGCGGACGACGGACTATGGAGGGACAGAGCCCAAGCCTAAGATGCATTCGCAGTtacgctccgcatctaaaagaacacACAGCACTTGGCACGTTTTAATGCACCGACGACTGATGATTGACTGTTTGTGAGGTGTAACGTGCCGACGCTAcacaggcgatgaagcgcgccgtagtggagggctccggagtaaTTCTGatcacctgggggtctttaacgtgcactgaaatctcaaACACGCAGGCAATTTCACTTTCCACCTCAGTCCAAAAAGCGGCTGCTCCGGCCAGGAAACGAGCCCACAAATGGAGGATGACTGCAGGATCAAAAGGGAGATGACAGCACGGACCGTGAAACTGGTAATCTGCAGCTGTGTGACTTGAGCACTCAGGGGCGCCACGTGCGCGAACAAAAAAGCCTTGAGCAAGAAGGCAATGTTGTGCGCTGTTAAGTTGTTGCTCACTGTGTGATTCATTGAAAGACGTAACCACCAAACTTGTACTCACTGTGTAAatacttgtgcaattttttttcctggtcATCTCTGGACACCATTCACGCTAACAAAAGGCTCCCGAACCTGGATTCACAGCAGTACTTTGTCAAGCTCTATTATTATTTCTTCGCTCATTTGTAATTCTTCCTTATTGTTCATATACTGTGTTGTGTTTGTTAACCTACCTCAAGTTGACTCTCATTGTAACAAATCTTGCAAAGATTGACTATAAACTAGTTTTGTTTTGTCTATGTGCAGCTCAATGGCAGAAGATGTGGTTGTGTCCAGTCATGACATGCTTTTGGTTACCACAGACTAAATTTTAAGTAATCTAGTCCAAAAAATGCTCACAAAGGGATTGAGTGGTGCTAGCATGTACATTATAACTTATTTGGATGAGATAAGAATTTAATTCGCAGCATTGCAATGTGGCCCACAATCATAgcttttcgccccccccccccctttaggtATGTTTCGttgccttttttgcttttttgaggCCGTAGCACTTCTGTGTATCGCTGTGTATCACATGTTAAAACATGTGGAGCTGTCCACCTTGAATGGCTTGAAAGGCGCACTCGCTGCGTGCGGAGCATTTctctatttcaaaaaaaaagtgcaggaacACAAAAGTACATGTCCTTTGCGACTCTGTAGCATGTGGTTAAGAAAACTGCTACGTTGTGTTTGCGTCTATTCCTGCAATATCACTCAAACTGATGCGTTACAAAGCATCACTATGCCTGAAAAATGGTGTTTTTCTGAACTTTCATCGGCGAGATTTTAAATTATTCAAAATTAAATCGAGCGAGTGTGAGCTCACGTACAATATCTATATTCTCTTAGACGTATCCAAAACTTTTAAGGGCTCACTAAGTTCTGTATGAATACAAGCAACTGGATGCTGCAAGTATGTACTAAGATTCATTAAACACTGCTTAAAAACCTTGGATGGGAGTCTAATATTAATAGGTATGGCATGCAATCTTTAATCTTTACCCAAAATATGATACATGAGATTTTTCATTTCCTTATTGTGGTCTCCACAACTTGTGCTGTGGCAATGTGAAGTCTAGTGAAAAAAGTGAATCTGAAAAAATTCTTGCACGAAATCAGCCTGTGTGTTTGGTTCACACTAAAGCAGCCAATGTTTTTATTTCCACATGTCCGCAAGATGAAAATTTTTTATCTCAATGTATTATGTTGCGTTGCCTTCTCTGCGTTGAGATTTTGGGGCACGTTAAGATGCCCAGGCAGCCAAGACAATTTGCAACCATCCATTACAGGGCACAGTATTGCCCAGATGCACAAATGGCAAGTAAAGCTCGGAGCGTTATTTTTTTAGTATTGAAAAATCTTCTGGCACGAAGGTAGCACCGAGTTACCTCTTGGCTAGGGTGGGCAGATATTGTGCACGCCTCATAGGTTAGGTGTAGCTTTGGCGCACTAATCAGCCGAAATCTGGAAGCTTCACTGATTACCGCCTGGCAAGAAGGGGCAGCATTTGCTCAAAGAAGGCATCAAGCTTTTTGCGCATATCCTCCCACTCGTTCCTGTCGAACCAAATGCGCTCAATGCCAATCCACTTTTCCGAACACACGACAAAATCGCCCCACAAGCAGCCAGTGAGGGCCATCTGCCCAAGCACCTGAGCATAATACTCATGGTCTCTGTCCAGCTGCGGTTCACCATTTTCCCCGAACACCaaggaaaacttttttttcttcgcttcctCTGGCTCAGAGTCTTTCAGAGAATGGGGGCACTTGACCTCCAACACACCATATGAAAGTTCTTCCGGGTCGTACACGAGTCCATCTGGTGTTGCACCCAACCAAGGGCACACAGGGTCTACCACAAGGCCGCAATGCTGCACTGACACATTGTGCCCGTAGCTGTTCATGACAGCTATATACCTATCTTTGGCCATGTTCTCATTCCTTATGCCATATTGCACCGGACGGACGTGCGTGAGGTCCTTCGGCTCAATGAGGTTACGGAGGCCCTTCTCCGTCCATGCCTGCCGCCTGACGACGTGGCCGAAAGTTGACGCTGTCAGTCGATTGGCCCGTGCCTGGCGCCAGCGTTCACTGAGCCGCTGCTGCCTTGAGTTCAGCTCGAGGTCCCGAGCTTCTTCTTGTGACAGCTGGATCTCCTGCACAATGTGGAAGTAAATATAGCATGAGAAAGCGCTAGAAACTTTCAACGGCTCAGAGCTTGCATACACTGTACTTTGACTACTAGCAAGGCCCAATCAGCTTTCCTGCAGCCTAGCTGGTATGCCAATGTTTGTTTTCGGTACCGTGCTGCACTAAGATTAATAGCCAGTCATCAAAAGACAGATTTAGGAGCCACTTTTAGGAGAGTCATTGGCATGAATGGCAGAATAGCAGCAGCAATGAAATTGTGCTTTTTAATAAGAACAGGCAAGAGAGGAGCACAGTTCCCGGTTTTTTAAGCAAAGCTTGGATAGCTAGGGTTCCATATATTTTTTGCATTTGGATATAGAAGCTCATGAGGCTGCAAATGTTTTCAAAGCGCAATACAATAAAAAGAAGTCCACACGTGTGTCCCCTcatgtttaaaatggcatatgcaGTGGATGGTGACcgcgcacataaaaaaaaacaaaaaaaacaacgggGTGTTTGTCGTCCTAGCAAAAGTAGCTAGAGATTTGGGCTTGAGAGTGGCACACACACCAACTGAGGCATCGGTGTTCGCACCACAGAATGAATGCGCACCTGAGTCGGGCTCCACCACCTGCCGCCGCAGCGTTAGCGCCCGGTCATCCCTATTCTAAAGCTATATTGCTATAATGCAGGTTTGACAAAATCAGAGGACATGCAATCGACAGTGGCCCCAAGTTCGATTAAGTGTAAGTCTTGGTTTACATTACACTGATGCATTGAAATGAATCGAAATACGGATATTGGGTGGTAAAGCTAGCAAATAGCAAATGTTAGCCTGTAGAAGCACATATGAGTGAGACTGTTTAATAACCACACAGCTTAACATCCTTCAAAGCGTAGAACATAAAGCAATGATCTGCACTGATAAAATAAAGCACAGCATTAGTGCTGGGTTTGCCTGTAGTTTAAAATTGCTTAACCACTATCATCACTGGGGCCATTGTCTTCGCATTTGTAACATTTGGTGGAAGCAAATAGGGCATTCATAATTTTCTCGCTTTCTCTTTTTACAGAGGACTGCATAAGAATATTTCTAGGCTGCATGTGCTCTACATCTAGGTCCACCTAATCGGTTAAAAGCATGAATTGTACACACTCCACCAGTGCAGAGAGAAGTATCTTTTCTATACTGCACTTACAGTCAACACCCTCCATTCTTCAGCCGTGAATCTGCCGGGCAAGGGTGGCTGTGAGGCTCCGTCACTAAACAGAGTCAAAGCTGGCACTGGTGTCACGGTGGCTGCCCCTTGCGAAATGCTGAGTGACATCCACGTAGTGAAGCCTGCAGGGAGTTTTGCCTGCTGGTATGACAATGCAGACCCCGCAGGCGCAGGCCCAAGCTTTGTGTCCATTGACGGCCCCCCAGCAGCAAGGAGAATGGCAGCAAAGTCGAAGGTCCCGAGGCTCTGGAGGTCCTCTCCCAGGCTATGGATCGCTTCAAGGTGTTGCTGCTCCTTTTGCTCCTCAGCCCGCGCATCAAAAAGTCGCACGGGCATTGGCATGCCCATGCCACCCTCACGTGGACTCCGCCAGTCCACGTTCTGCACGGCCATAGGCCTGATGCTTTGTCGTCGGGGGCGCCTCCATTGCTGCGGCAACTCGGTGCATGAAAGCTCTGGTGGTGCCTCTTTGAAGCCCTTCTGCTTCAGCAGAACAAGGAGGCGCAGAGCCGCAAGAATGTGGCTGCAGGCACCACCAGCCCCAGCGGGGCACTCACAACTAGAATCTGCCACTGCTCTACTGTCGCTTTTCAAAGCCAAGCTGACTTTGTACGGCCGCCCACTCTTCTTCTGGCTTCGGTAGCACGTGGCACGTGCATAGACAATCCCGATACTGTAAGAGacacaacaataacaaaaaaaagaactttgtaaGCTGCACACAGTCAAGTTTGTCATCTTTTTACCGAGTGCTATATCACAAGTACGAATAAAGCTGTCATGGCACTTGCCATGACAGCTTTATGCAAAGCAACAACGTTATGCAACCTACTCTCCACAAAGTAATGACTATGTAATTCGGGAAAACCCCTGCGCAGCTGACGTTACAGTGCAATAATACAAAACCTGCATGAAGTGCTTCGATGTGAACAACCTCTAGTGGAACATAAAAAAACACTGCTTTTTATTGACGAGTTGGAAAACCACATGCCAATGCTGCTGAAAAATCTCCAAACCAACAAGCACAGAATGAACCAGGTTTTTAAGGAGTCCCACTGTTAACTTACGTTGACACTTGCGGTGGATCAGTTCCGTTCTTTCTAGCCGTCCTTGTAGACCCGTTTAGTCTAAATGTTTAGTAAACAAACTAGCGTACGTCGTGTTTTATACAAAGCAGCATGCGCACTCGTAAAGGCAGCACATTAATATTAGACCAGTAATGCATACGTGCGGACGCGAAATTTGTTTGCGCAAAAAACTGTTTTCATAGTACGAGCGATGTCCTTCAAGGCATGCACACTGCACCACCGGAACAGCTGCGAAGTTCCTGCGCGACCACGCCTGCTGCTCGGACGTGCTAAAAATAAACGCCAAACCATAGCCTCCTCTTGTCAAGCCATAATGACAAGTTATCCAAGCACGTGAGCACGCGTAGTGAAAGAAACACGCAGTGACATGACCGACCTCGCCGAGAACGCCCGCACGACGTTAACATCGGCGGCACTATTTGTACGTTGCTCCAAAAGGAAAAGCACTGCATGCTTTCAGAAGGTTACACAAAACGTCGCTTACCTACCTTGTGTCACAGGCGTTGGTCACAACCGACGACGGCAAAGTGTACGCTTCCACGGCGAAGGCATAAGATTTTGTTTGCTGCTTGGATGACGTTGGCGCCTGGTTTATTAGGTCCGCTACAGTGTCGTTCGGTATATGCGGCAAGTTTTCTAAACAGTTTGTCCACATCACATGTTCGGGCACTGGGAAACGTCTTGCTGTGGCCATCGCAGTAGCTCAGCGCAGTGAAGCGGGTGTTCAGAAGTCGTACGGCCGTACTAGCGAACGCGTTTCCGTCGACTGCTCGCCCACATTAAAATGGCGGCGGGGTCGAAGtgcacagtgttgccagagcacaaagCAATTTTGCATATGGtctattggttagcgcacggcacttatacgacagttctcgagAGCAATGCTGCGGTTGTGAGTTCCAGCCCCAACTGGGAatgaattttttttagttttcatcaTTAGTCATCACGTTAATTGCATACTCAAAGCTGGCGACTTCCtggttcgaaaacatttgtttactggaggtatgtgcagaAAACATTCTTTAACGCCCTGCTCCTTTGTGCAACCGTATTcgccagtggcgcaattggttagcgcagcGTACTTGTACGACAGTTATCGTGAGCTATGCctgggttgtgagtttgagcctcacctggggaatgaaatttttattagttttgatACTTAGTCATGagtttaattgtatactcaatgctggcgacttcctggcttgaaaacatttgtttactggagttgtgtgtacacAACAGTACTAAAGAAAACACTCCTACGTGAAACCGCATTCCCCAgtgacgcaattggttagcgtACCGAACTTACACGACCGTTATCGTGAACTATGCCTGGGATGTGAGTACGAccctcacctgtggaatgaactTTTTATTAGCTCTCATATTTATTCATGAGGTTGTGTACTCATACTGACGacttcctggctcgaaaacatttgtttactggaggtgtgtgcagGAAACATTCTAtaaggcaccgctcctacgtgcgaccgtgttccccagtggcgtaattggttagcgcacggtacttataagacagttctcgtgagctatgacggggttgtgagtttgagtctcacctggggaatgaaatttttattagttttcatcattagtcatgaggttgtatATTCAATGCTGGCGACTTCTTGTCGTGAAAActtttgtttactggaggtatgtgcagaAAACACTCTTTAAGGAACCGCTCCTAAGtacgaccgtgttccccagttgCGCAATGGGTCAGCGTAcgatacttatacgacagttctcgtgcgCTATGCCAGGGTTGTgtgttcgagcctcacctggggaatgaaatttttattactaTTCActtttagtcatgaggttaaataTATACTCactgctggcgactgcctagctcgataACATTTGTTTGCTTGAGTTGTGTGCAGACAACagtactaaaggaaacactcctacGTGCAAAACTATTCccaagtggcgcaattggttagcgcagcGTATTTTATCGACAgttatcgtgagctatgccggggttgtgagttcaagcctcacctgggg
This region includes:
- the LOC142768627 gene encoding uncharacterized protein LOC142768627, whose amino-acid sequence is MATARRFPVPEHVMWTNCLENLPHIPNDTVADLINQAPTSSKQQTKSYAFAVEAYTLPSSVVTNACDTSIGIVYARATCYRSQKKSGRPYKVSLALKSDSRAVADSSCECPAGAGGACSHILAALRLLVLLKQKGFKEAPPELSCTELPQQWRRPRRQSIRPMAVQNVDWRSPREGGMGMPMPVRLFDARAEEQKEQQHLEAIHSLGEDLQSLGTFDFAAILLAAGGPSMDTKLGPAPAGSALSYQQAKLPAGFTTWMSLSISQGAATVTPVPALTLFSDGASQPPLPGRFTAEEWRVLTEIQLSQEEARDLELNSRQQRLSERWRQARANRLTASTFGHVVRRQAWTEKGLRNLIEPKDLTHVRPVQYGIRNENMAKDRYIAVMNSYGHNVSVQHCGLVVDPVCPWLGATPDGLVYDPEELSYGVLEVKCPHSLKDSEPEEAKKKKFSLVFGENGEPQLDRDHEYYAQVLGQMALTGCLWGDFVVCSEKWIGIERIWFDRNEWEDMRKKLDAFFEQMLPLLARR
- the LOC119176874 gene encoding uncharacterized protein LOC119176874 — translated: MIYKKWIVAINRDEGPEFQVGKSTKVCSKHFRSSDFIPSVASGRSLLRDSAVPSVFAFSKEKKERKPPKPRASPQVRSRNPVLGPGVLGDELMHSPDEVKAAPVRLEEPTRLNSSLEDGNARLAETIKQKNNEIARLRDELCQIKEQLVAAKGIIGQLGFEKASLSCQLAAERERTAPFTVERFKDCDKDMLFYTGLPSYNHFKKLLVYLNPGDDGCNVLCSERTESSEPRSLQGRKRKLSTENELFLVLVRLRLGLFEDDLAHRFCIAQSTVSRICTSWINFLYAKLGLLPLWAPRRIVDATMPPEFKEKYSSTRVILDATEIQCEVPSSLSLQSTTYSPYKSSNTFKGLIGVLPDGLVAFVSELFTGSSSDRECVIRSGFLDLKFDDEDAVMADKGFRIEDLLAKNGVKLNLLPFLKGGTFSPKEVKSTKEIAALRIHVERRIQRIKAFHIFDRPIPLTLAPLINQIWTVTAILSNFQSSLMQQSSGKPQQEP